One genomic region from Chelmon rostratus isolate fCheRos1 chromosome 11, fCheRos1.pri, whole genome shotgun sequence encodes:
- the cryzl1 gene encoding quinone oxidoreductase-like protein 1 isoform X1, producing MKGLYCRAGVSDAETKFVIQETSLPEVLGSHLVRVQVKACGLSPLDLKLLGDVGIQRDLIPVGREVAGVVLQVGDNVSFFQPEDEVVGILPLDSPCSGLCDVIDIDEQYLVQKPEKLSSVCVAGALRDGLCAYTALHTHARMAAGHTLLVMDGASSFGLMCIQLACYHGAKVLTTSHSPQKHTFLEQLRPSVGVQDPLVAKVIPVYNSSSDLLPVVLEETGGLGVDIIIDSGVRLHGEEEESEGTKLLPHKHDIISVLGVGGHWVTSHKDLQLDPPDCRLLYLKSASVTFLNHEVWTASSAQQGRYLHILKDIVDKMSAGVLRPQPEEAVPLYEATVAMETVQRQQKGKAVVQL from the exons ATGAAGGGTTTGTACTGCCGAGCTGGTGTGAGTGATGCTGAGACCAAGTTCGTCATTCAGGAAACG AGTCTTCCAGAGGTTTTAGGCAGCCATCTGGTCAGAGTTCAGGTCAAAGCATGTGGACTCAGCCCACTGGACCTCAAG TTGCTTGGTGACGTGGGGATCCAGAGAGATTTGATTCCTGTTGGCAGAGAGGTGGCCGGGGTCGTCCTGCAAG TCGGCGACAACGTCTCTTTCTTCCAGCCAGAGGACGAGGTTGTAG GTATCCTGCCTCTGGACTCTCCCTGCTCCGGACTCTGTGATGTCATCGACATAGATGAACAGTATTTAG TTCAGAAGCCGGAGAAGCTCAGCTCGGTGTGCGTGGCCGGGGCGCTGCGTGACGGCCTCTGTGCTTACACTgctctacacacacatgctcgcatGGCGGCCGGACACACACTCCTGGTCATGGACGGAGCCAGC tcTTTTGGCCTTATGTGCATCCAGTTGGCTTGTTACCACGGAGCAAAGGTTCTGACGACGTCGCACTCGCCGCAAAAACACACGTTCCTGGAGCAGCTTCGGCCCAGCGTCG GCGTTCAGGATCCTTTAGTAG CTAAGGTTATTCCAGTGTACAACAGCTCATCAGACCTGCTGCCGGTGGTTTTGGAGGAGACGGGAGGACTGGGAGTGGATATAATCATAGACTCTGGAG TGCGTCTGCacggtgaggaggaggagtcagaGGGGACGAAGCTTCTcccacacaaacatgacattatCAGCGTGCTGGGAGTGGGGGGGCACTGGGTCACGTCCCATAAAGACCTGCAG ttgGATCCTCCAGACTGCAGATTACTGTACTTAAAATCAGCCTCTGTGACTTTCCTCAACCATGAAGTCTGGACGGCTTCATCAGCGCAGCAGGGAAGATACCTCC ATATTCTGAAGGACATTGTGGACAAGATGTCAGCTGGCGTGCTCAG ACCTCAGCCTGAGGAGGCGGTCCCTCTCTACGAAGCCACGGTTGCCATGGAGACCGTCCAGCGTCAGCAGAAGGGAAAGGCGGTTGTTCAACTCTGA
- the cryzl1 gene encoding quinone oxidoreductase-like protein 1 isoform X2 has protein sequence MKGLYCRAGVSDAETKFVIQETSLPEVLGSHLVRVQVKACGLSPLDLKLLGDVGIQRDLIPVGREVAGVVLQVGDNVSFFQPEDEVVGILPLDSPCSGLCDVIDIDEQYLVQKPEKLSSVCVAGALRDGLCAYTALHTHARMAAGHTLLVMDGASSFGLMCIQLACYHGAKVLTTSHSPQKHTFLEQLRPSVAKVIPVYNSSSDLLPVVLEETGGLGVDIIIDSGVRLHGEEEESEGTKLLPHKHDIISVLGVGGHWVTSHKDLQLDPPDCRLLYLKSASVTFLNHEVWTASSAQQGRYLHILKDIVDKMSAGVLRPQPEEAVPLYEATVAMETVQRQQKGKAVVQL, from the exons ATGAAGGGTTTGTACTGCCGAGCTGGTGTGAGTGATGCTGAGACCAAGTTCGTCATTCAGGAAACG AGTCTTCCAGAGGTTTTAGGCAGCCATCTGGTCAGAGTTCAGGTCAAAGCATGTGGACTCAGCCCACTGGACCTCAAG TTGCTTGGTGACGTGGGGATCCAGAGAGATTTGATTCCTGTTGGCAGAGAGGTGGCCGGGGTCGTCCTGCAAG TCGGCGACAACGTCTCTTTCTTCCAGCCAGAGGACGAGGTTGTAG GTATCCTGCCTCTGGACTCTCCCTGCTCCGGACTCTGTGATGTCATCGACATAGATGAACAGTATTTAG TTCAGAAGCCGGAGAAGCTCAGCTCGGTGTGCGTGGCCGGGGCGCTGCGTGACGGCCTCTGTGCTTACACTgctctacacacacatgctcgcatGGCGGCCGGACACACACTCCTGGTCATGGACGGAGCCAGC tcTTTTGGCCTTATGTGCATCCAGTTGGCTTGTTACCACGGAGCAAAGGTTCTGACGACGTCGCACTCGCCGCAAAAACACACGTTCCTGGAGCAGCTTCGGCCCAGCGTCG CTAAGGTTATTCCAGTGTACAACAGCTCATCAGACCTGCTGCCGGTGGTTTTGGAGGAGACGGGAGGACTGGGAGTGGATATAATCATAGACTCTGGAG TGCGTCTGCacggtgaggaggaggagtcagaGGGGACGAAGCTTCTcccacacaaacatgacattatCAGCGTGCTGGGAGTGGGGGGGCACTGGGTCACGTCCCATAAAGACCTGCAG ttgGATCCTCCAGACTGCAGATTACTGTACTTAAAATCAGCCTCTGTGACTTTCCTCAACCATGAAGTCTGGACGGCTTCATCAGCGCAGCAGGGAAGATACCTCC ATATTCTGAAGGACATTGTGGACAAGATGTCAGCTGGCGTGCTCAG ACCTCAGCCTGAGGAGGCGGTCCCTCTCTACGAAGCCACGGTTGCCATGGAGACCGTCCAGCGTCAGCAGAAGGGAAAGGCGGTTGTTCAACTCTGA